A window of the Algihabitans albus genome harbors these coding sequences:
- a CDS encoding DUF6362 family protein, with protein MAMNKVYIGGRGEVAVRRLPDSGLRLDRTGREAGRCSWPLRNGERAVGRWSVAQRAADRAEVDARDRLRLAALALVQRAFETFARLPMTGLFPAGLRSAMPDVVHDATEAYGWNAARPRPATPSGAEILEADWVAGHTLTLAPADRAILIGLGLSLSLRAIGRRVGLSHERVRQRGNALLLALAAAYEAKGKRL; from the coding sequence ATGGCGATGAACAAGGTCTACATCGGCGGACGTGGCGAAGTCGCGGTGCGGCGCCTGCCCGATAGCGGGCTGCGGCTGGACCGGACCGGGCGAGAGGCCGGGCGCTGTAGCTGGCCGCTGCGCAACGGCGAGCGGGCGGTCGGCCGCTGGTCGGTGGCGCAGCGCGCGGCGGACCGCGCGGAGGTCGACGCCCGGGATCGCCTTCGGCTGGCGGCTCTGGCGCTGGTGCAGCGCGCCTTCGAGACCTTCGCGCGTCTGCCGATGACCGGTCTGTTTCCCGCCGGCCTGCGCTCGGCCATGCCGGACGTGGTGCACGACGCGACCGAGGCCTACGGCTGGAACGCCGCTCGTCCGCGGCCGGCCACGCCGAGTGGGGCCGAGATCCTGGAGGCCGATTGGGTCGCGGGCCATACCCTGACCCTGGCGCCCGCCGACCGGGCGATCTTGATCGGGCTCGGTCTGTCGCTGAGCCTGCGGGCGATTGGCAGGCGGGTCGGGCTGTCGCACGAACGGGTGCGCCAGCGCGGCAACGCCCTGCTGCTCGCCCTGGCGGCCGCCTACGAGGCGAAGGGCAAGAGGCTGTGA